The following are encoded in a window of Phaseolus vulgaris cultivar G19833 chromosome 3, P. vulgaris v2.0, whole genome shotgun sequence genomic DNA:
- the LOC137808538 gene encoding glutamate receptor 3.3-like, which produces MSKVLLLVLVVFYSGFPSKGISSVSTRPRAVNIGAILSFNSRIGRVAKVAIQAAVDDVNSDATILNGTKLKISMLDTKLSTGFLGIIDSFLLMERETVAIIGPQYSVMAHVISHIANEMQVPLLSFAATDPTLTSLQFPYFVRTTQSDLYQMAAVAEIADHFQWRDVIALYVDDDHGRNGIAALGDKLAEKRCKISYKVPFKPDNITLEETNSALIKVALMESKVIIIHMYTSCGLEVLHAAQTLGMMGSGYVWIATDWLSTALDSDPSLSTSPTMNDIQGVITLRMHTPESDMKRKFISRWDKLSRKENSNEDPFGLYIFGFYAYDTVWVLASALDSFFKDGGTLSFSNDSSLNMLRRDTLNLDTMRVFVNGGMLLQKVLEVNRTGLAGEMVFNPDGNLVHPSYEIINVIGTGIRRIGYWSEPSGLHTGEHPNHYNSSDGLYGVIWPDQMVFSSNGRTLRIGVPLRISYREFVSRIEGTEMFGGYCIDVFTAALNLLPYPVPYKFIPFGDAKTNPLNSHLLHMITIGAFDAVVGDITITTNRTKIVDFTQPYIESGLVVVAPIKKLKSSAWAFLSPFSPMMWFVTGMFFLVVGAVVWILERRINDDFRGPARRQFVTIIWFSFSTLFFAQREKTVSTLGRLVLIIWLFVVLILNSSYIASLTSILTVEQLSSPVKGIESLVISNDRIGFLRGSFAESYLTEELNIHRSRLVPLNSPSEYEKALKDGPANGGVTAIID; this is translated from the exons ATGAGCAAAGTTTTGCTTCTTGTTCTTGTCGTCTTCTACAGTGGTTTTCCCTCAAAAGGAATCAGTTCTGTTTCTACAAGACCACGTGCTGTTAACATTGGGGcaattttatctttcaattCCAGAATTGGCAGAGTAGCTAAAGTGGCCATACAAGCTGCAGTGGATGACGTAAATTCTGATGCAACGATTCTCAACGGAACTAAGCTTAAGATTTCAATGCTGGACACCAAATTATCCACTGGATTCCTAGGAATCATTGATT CATTTCTGTTGATGGAAAGAGAAACTGTTGCCATAATTGGTCCCCAGTACTCAGTAATGGCACATGTGATTTCACACATAGCAAATGAGATGCAAGTACCTCTACTTTCATTTGCAGCAACAGACCCTACACTCACTTCACTGCAGTTCCCATATTTTGTTAGGACAACACAGAGTGATCTGTACCAGATGGCTGCTGTTGCAGAAATTGCTGATCACTTTCAATGGAGAGATGTCATTGCCCTTTACGTTGATGATGATCATGGAAGAAATGGTATAGCAGCCTTAGGGGATAAGCTAGCAGAAAAACGTTGCAAAATATCATATAAAGTACCCTTTAAGCCGGATAATATAACCCTGGAAGAAACAAACAGTGCACTAATTAAGGTAGCTTTAATGGAGTCTAAGGTAATAATCATTCACATGTACACTTCTTGTGGTCTAGAAGTACTTCATGCGGCTCAGACACTTGGCATGATGGGAAGTGGTTATGTGTGGATAGCCACAGATTGGCTTTCTACAGCACTAGATTCAGACCCCTCCTTGTCAACATCTCCAACCATGAATGACATCCAAGGTGTTATCACCTTGCGCATGCACACACCAGAATCAGacatgaaaagaaaatttatttctaGGTGGGATAAACTGAGCCGAAAAGAAAATTCTAATGAGGACCCTTTTGGATTATATATCTTTGGTTTCTACGCCTATGACACGGTTTGGGTGCTTGCTTCTGCACTGGATTCATTTTTTAAAGATGGGGGAACTTTGTCATTTTCAAATGATTCAAGTCTAAACATGTTAAGAAGGGACACCCTTAATCTTGATACCATGAGGGTCTTTGTTAATGGTGGCATGTTGCTTCAAAAAGTTTTGGAAGTGAACAGAACTGGTTTAGCTGGTGAGATGGTGTTTAATCCGGATGGAAACTTAGTGCATCCATCATATGAAATCATTAATGTGATAGGCACTGGAATTAGGAGGATTGGTTATTGGTCTGAACCCTCTGGCCTCCATACTGGGGAACATCCTAATCACTACAATTCTAGTGATGGACTTTATGGGGTGATTTGGCCAGATCAAATGGTTTTTTCCAGCAATGGAAGAACCTTGAGAATTGGGGTGCCACTAAGAATTAGTTACCGTGAGTTTGTGTCAAGAATTGAGGGAACTGAGATGTTTGGTGGTTATTGCATAGATGTGTTCACTGCTGCTCTCAACTTGTTGCCTTATCCTGTTCCCTACAAGTTCATTCCATTTGGTGATGCTAAAACCAACCCATTAAATTCACATCTTCTTCACATGATAACAATCGGT GCCTTCGATGCTGTGGTGGGAGACATAACCATCACCACTAACCGAACTAAGATAGTGGACTTTACACAGCCATATATTGAGTCTGGGCTAGTTGTTGTGGCACCTATCAAGAAGTTGAAATCCAGTGCTTGGGCTTTCCTATCACCTTTCAGTCCAATGATGTGGTTTGTGACAGGAATGTTTTTCTTGGTGGTGGGAGCTGTTGTGTGGATTTTAGAGCGTCGCATAAATGATGACTTCAGAGGCCCTGCTAGAAGACAATTTGTCACCATTATTTG GTTTAGCTTCTCAACCCTATTTTTTGCACAAA GAGAAAAAACTGTGAGCACCCTTGGTCGCTTAGTGCTGATCATATGGCTGTTTGTGGTTTTGATACTCAACTCAAGCTACATTGCAAGCCTCACCTCCATCCTAACTGTGGAGCAACTCTCTTCACCGGTTAAAGGAATTGAAAGCTTAGTTATAAGCAACGATCGCATTGGTTTCCTGAGGGGTTCATTTGCCGAAAGTTATCTGACAGAGGAGCTAAACATACACAGATCAAGGCTTGTTCCTCTGAACTCCCCATCAGAATATGAAAAGGCCTTGAAAGATGGCCCTGCTAATGGAGGAGTGACTGCCATAATAGATTAA